The DNA sequence tacaatacaaatagcTCTCTTTACTGCGGTCATTACGTCAAAGTGCTCATTCATGACTCGAAAAcgtaaaaaaagttacaatattattctCACGGAGTGCTTTAAGTAGATTTTTGCGCAAATTCGATACGGCACAGGTTATAGGAATACAGGTATGAAATGCGCGCGTATGACACTGACATTTGTATAAAAGAtggcgatttttttattttacggttTACGCCTAAAAAGTGATCGATTTGAttcgatatttgtgtttatttagtcAACCTTTTGGATTTGCCACTTGTAAgtgtaacttttaaaaatatcccacacagtatattttttttgagagTCGTTTGTACTAACCTTGATTCAatggaaatgttttttattgtaagagTTTTTCCATAGATTGGAGAAGTGTagtacgttaaaatattttaaaggaacaATTATGAGTCTTAGTGGTAATAGGTATAGTGTTTAGTACATTCATACATACCGAATTCAAGACATTCTTTACCAATCAACCTATAGAATATTCAAAAGTACAagatggttaacatttcttacatccattgtctatgggcggtggtgaccatttacaatCAGGAGGctcatttgcaaaaaaatatataagattaaaattgtaAGAGTAAGagagatatatataaaagaaaaaatatctaaaatttttttttaatttttcacagaCGAAGCTCAAAACCCAGCTTCAAGGAAGCCTCTCTCATTTCTACAGGGAACCAGATTTTAACAGCGCGAgcagtgaaataattataaagaaaacgaGAGCTATGAAAATATCGCGAATTTAATGTAACTAAGAAGATCTTAGAAACTGTAAAATATCCGCTGCTTGTACTATAAATGACCACTATTCAACTTAatctatttgattaattttaaagagaagTTAAACAGTATTTCTGTATACTTTTGACGATTTGATAATTTAccaaatctaataaaatatcaagttatgataaaatattaaaaaaatttaatcgattCTGTACTCTTGAACACATCATCGCTTTTGTGTCTTCTCTATCCGACATGAGACTGGTCTGTGCTTGTTTGGCACTTAATGAAGCCAAGAAATATATAATCCcaccaaaaacattttcatgtgCATTGTTGCCAAGACGCTATCATATAATTTGCACTGTCAAAAAGTTATCAGATCTCATGTAGAATCTTCTAACTCGACACCTTAACTCTACAAGGCCTAACTTCAAAACCTCACAGTGAAAATATGTGGCTTGGCCGTTTCGTTGCTACAAGAAGAATTGTATAACTGAAAAGTAATTTTGAAAACAGTGGATACATTTATCACCTTAAGCTCATGTGAATTTAGCGAAGCCCTTGCGTTTCGCTTGGCTCATCTTAGCGGGTGCACAGGTTATCCTTATTGAGTCTTATATAACATTCCATATGCAGATTCCTCCAGCATATACCCTACTCATAGTCTTCTAATTCTAATCAAAGACAGTGAGatatagacatagacaatttattactttttactcaTTCCATCAAGCGGGTTCTCAGCCTTGATAAACTCGTAcgtgttttattcaaataaaatatacacagaaATCAAGTAAATCAGCGGCCCTCGATTAAGATTTCTTGAACTTAGatatcattcatcatcatctctatatataaatttaataagaccACAATCTTCGAACCAGCacaaaatttatgaaacgatacattttataaaacttcgTTACGTCGAAATGGCTTAACGACCCCATTCAGCTGCTATTGCACAAGTGTCGCCGTGGGCCTCGTTGAATAAATGTGTCGAGGTTATACAATTTTCTAACATAAATTCACGCGAAATATTTTGCcatattgttaaatgtttttgaaaagtagaaacaaaattatattgtttattaatatgattaataaattatttcttactcATCTGTAAGccatttcatattttcaataatattattttatactatatcaaaataattttattagcttgTCGTCGATACACGGGTTGGTCTAAATGAGGCGAAAATACTTTATGAAATTCCAAAATTAACCAAACTTAAACTTAACTTACTAAcagctaataaaaataacagcttGAAAATGTCATAAGGTTAGCCTCACAGAGGCCATATATCCATTTAAGGAGAAaagtgaattataatttgttttagtcTGGGTTTTACACATGTGCCTAAATACCGTCTTAAGCAtgtgtcagattaagtaagaaataaataaataattagacaattacaaacaaggcttacactatgtattgtatgttttaatcaattctgtaataacaataatttcggttatttttgaattgtgttaataaaaatgatattaaataagacggTTTAAGGGTTTTTtatactttgacttttctgttcattattgtgagtcacgtgatttgtagtgaggcttatataagtgatagaAGCTCGGTACTTTTAGTTTTCACTTTGATCCTGGAGCAGCAAGGTGCTAACATTTAAGgcacgatataattttgtgatatagtataattgttattgcttgttaaattatttatgaatataatgaattgtgtttttgcaattattaaaatacaaagttagtattatgtatacaaaattagtataattgtatttaactaacatttaagtatttttggatattgaaaaagagtaactactgagtttcttgccggttcttttcggtagaatatacattccgaaccggtggtagcttaactttaaatagtttgttaaaagacgattcaaaagtgcttgtaaaagcctacttgaataaagtatattttgattaaggtaattggttttattgtaattattaattgatacaatattacgGTTACTGcagctattataaataaatatttgtgtttcatatataatctttcaTTGTCTTATTACCCTAAAATatggtaaaataataaagaaattatcttaaaatatcctgacataatgtattaagtctcTATAAGAAATCTaacacgtgcaggttttctcacgatgtttttattgttaagcacatgaaaactaatTGCTTACAGGCATTTGAACCTGCGGTtttaagtttgtatataaaCATGTCCTGAATACACCTATATATTTTAGCTCaatatacgtaaaaaaaatagttctaaaAACTTTGACTTATAtgaattttttcattataaattttccGGAGTCTTCaaatatatacgttatattaCACTTAGttctatttgtttaaaaatcaattgtCCCGATGATGCAACCTAACCCTCTTCAATTCAACCATATTTTGTGGTATAACGATTTAAGACTCGAAACTTCAGAGAGCTCTCATTTGTCAACCCTATAGCAGGAGATTTCGTAATAAGTATGCGCTTAACGGAAAGTTAGGCATTTGGATAATGTCGATAGGGTtagtttatttaagttatttttaaagtttgtttCCTATCGTATCTTATTAGTAACTAACCAATGACCATCGGCTCTAAGAGATAGTTATTTTGAGATAAATGCTATCACAACAATATAAGCATGTAAGACTTACATGCTGATATTGTAGTGATAGCatctatttaaaacaaaatgtggCTAAATTCGGAGAGTGAGAGAAAGCAAATTAATTTCCTTAAATTTTCGTATTACATAAatactcattattttattataaacgcgttttaaataatacctattttaCATCGTTGTATGTgtatagttaattaaattttattgctatTGCCGTGGTGCTTCTCAGCCCCACACCCGCgaatagaaaaaacaaaatggcgacCACCCATCGCGCGCCATTTGTCATCACGCTAATGATCACATGCATTATTGTCACTATTGAATCTGTGGCCACAAATcgatttattaacatttcattgGCTAAATTCTTAGGGACGGGTTTGCACTTTTTGTTACTTCCGATTTGAATTAGGAATACTATAAATTCTAGGTAGGTACTATATTAGCTAAAAATAATTCTGCAACTTTTGAAAAAACAATAGACAATcgttgctgttttttttattactatatgcAATGTAATTTACTtaccttattaaattataatgtcggTTCTGGTTGATTTAGAACATTCAACATTCTGAACCAGTAGAAATTTTATAAGACatcttgtaaaattacgattgtTAAGTGCTTGAAAGCCCTacccaatttatatttataagagagATATAGTCCTAAGATTGGGCCATATATAagccaaataattttaaagaatagaGTACTAGAAAGGAAACATggtcagagccgtctcaagctgtGCTGctgcccttgggcacccatgaatttagggcccttttgctagatatttggttcaatttggtaaattgatggttcttcggggccctctcaggatggggaccctgggcacgtgccccatgtgccctatggtaaagacagTAATTAACATGGTACTTAAAAGTGTGCGCCAACGCAAACGCAAGCCCTTGCTCTGCTCCTCTGGTGCTCACTCATAATCCACTAGGAAAGCGATTAGCGCAAGCAAGAGCTTTACTTGCTACCAGAGATATTTAACATACTCCAACCATCTAATTGTGAGCTTCTATTAAATTTAACCGAagtgatatatatacatacatatcaagcaattgaaacaataaaacgACCATAAGCTTGTAATCCGTAATGATATAACTATTGCGAAGTTCACATcaattacgtatattttaaattaaacatcacACCAGACAACATTGAACTATAAATCAAGCGACAACAATAGACGATGCGCTCAACTTCATTGTTGCAAATATTTCGGACCCCTCATTGCACAATAGACGTAGCGTTTCCGCGGTTACGTTAGATCGGACTACATGGGAGATATTATAGTttgtaataatatctaatagatatttttaatttacattttataacgcCTGGACGAGGTGACTGGCCATGTCTATTGGACATTGTAAATTTTCATTAGCCTTAAGATattgtaagaaattatatttttagtataacgTACATATTGTTAtcgtttctgtttttttttttgtgtttaataaagaatataattaaatttgaataaaataaaggtgTAATATAGCCTaaggtttattataattattagtttctgtgaaatatttttttatattcagatCATAAAAAATACGGTATGCATCGACCTACTAGTATAAAGTATACTAGCGACTTGCCCTGGCTTGGCACGGCACGggtacaatgctgatactaaatatactacagaatgtcttacaaagtTCTCAGCTTTTTTGGCATTAGACAATACACACCGTTGTCCCTACATTTTAAacctgtaatatcttcgaaaaataacaattaaattatacatatgctgtaaagagccatatGGTATGGATCttaactaactagacgaaatcacgagccataccgatttttaaatattagaaatataaacgtaaaattatattttagctaAGATAGGCAAGGAATAGTCACAATTTACTAAACTCAGAAGTGAATAGATAAAACAAAACGGTGACCACCCAAACATAAAACTCATTGctacttatttgaaaaaaggattctatacatttttatttattttggaaacaCTATTCTAGTCTTTACAAGAAGTATTGTAAAAACTCATTTTACTTTAATGCAAGAATCTAGAAACCCAAGGGAAACGaagccttagaccagcagtggaacatttgcaggatatttttatatcaatcttctgaagaaataataaaaaaaatatgttctaaaatgtatttttttatggttttatataaaaataaaacatttgaaccATTATTGTAATACGTATTATTGGTAGAATAACAACATTTTCTACTTTATTTTTGCTTCCTCTTAATAGAAATCAAAACTCATCCCTAACATCATCATTTATCTTCTTAGAATAATCTTCTAAAATTGTTCTCACCTCCGTCAAATTGAATCCAAGCTTGTGTAATAAGGCCATTGTGTCTGcgtttgtaaaatattcattcaactCTTCAAACACTTTATGAGCTCgagtttttctattataatttttcaaacaaaaaggTTTAATGTTCTTCAtcaggtttattattattttcggaaCCCGTTCATTCATATTATCAGTTAAAggcaaaattaattcaaatatgtttaaaattccaTTACAAACTGTTTGCGTTGACATTCTTTCAATAAGCCCAATTTTCTCATAAAGTTTCCTTTTAGTATGAACATCTTTATTCTTCTGAGAATTATAATCTCGTACTGTTAGATGTTCttctaagattttattaaaaagatcgAGCAAAGTGTAAATTACAGTTGCAtctaattttgatatttgatcaTAAAAAGGTTCTAGACCTTTCAATTTCATAACACGCGCTTGAACCCTTGGATTATTCGGTAACCAAACGTACATTATATCTAGAGCGTGAGTTTTTAGAGCTAAATTGTTATCGTGTTCAAATATATCTAGAAGTTTGTCCACTATACTAATTGGAATAAGTGCAGTGGTCCGAGCAGGTGCGacattaaacaacatttttattataattaatatttgcttcTGTACTCGTTCACTATTGATGCCTACTATTGGAGTAATGACTCTACGTACGCctgttatattgaaaaatttgtGAACATTTTTCGGAATTTTTAGTAAATCGATCAGATCTTCCAATTTTTTTACCGTTTCATCGTAATTAGGTTCAGCGTTTTTAGTAGCTGTGTTTTCTTTTAGAGATTTTTCCTCTGGGGCTGTTAATAATTCAATCTTTTCCACGACGTATTCGATATTCTTATCTTCAGTGTAACTTACAATATCTTGAGCTAGAATActattttcctttaatttagctcgtattgtttgtttgtctgaaAACAACCAGAAAGcgagttataaaattaaacaaagaaaacaCCTGATCTATCagtctaaaaaaaatgtttggaaaAAGCAATACCTTTAAAAGACTCGTCAGCAGAGCACGCTACAATCAGAATAACCAATAATAAGTAGCATCGCatttttaaggtttattttattactaacttaATCTTAATACAGATAGGTATGTACGTCCAGCTTTAGAAAGTACGATATTTAGGTAAGTCAGTATCATTTCAAGCAATGACATTTACAAACAAACTTGTTTTTTCAGCCTTACTT is a window from the Vanessa atalanta chromosome 23, ilVanAtal1.2, whole genome shotgun sequence genome containing:
- the LOC125072957 gene encoding uncharacterized protein LOC125072957 — encoded protein: MRCYLLLVILIVACSADESFKDKQTIRAKLKENSILAQDIVSYTEDKNIEYVVEKIELLTAPEEKSLKENTATKNAEPNYDETVKKLEDLIDLLKIPKNVHKFFNITGVRRVITPIVGINSERVQKQILIIIKMLFNVAPARTTALIPISIVDKLLDIFEHDNNLALKTHALDIMYVWLPNNPRVQARVMKLKGLEPFYDQISKLDATVIYTLLDLFNKILEEHLTVRDYNSQKNKDVHTKRKLYEKIGLIERMSTQTVCNGILNIFELILPLTDNMNERVPKIIINLMKNIKPFCLKNYNRKTRAHKVFEELNEYFTNADTMALLHKLGFNLTEVRTILEDYSKKINDDVRDEF